In Pyxicephalus adspersus chromosome 12, UCB_Pads_2.0, whole genome shotgun sequence, a genomic segment contains:
- the ZFYVE1 gene encoding zinc finger FYVE domain-containing protein 1 isoform X2, whose protein sequence is MSTQGANVVGGLTCQENFACSGNNEAVFECDECNTLQCQQCEVALHKQERLQNHERNRIPPGYVPYCSSCKGATTMHNSTNGTRQRAVVRCGSCKIDLCADCQKRTHSGGNKRKHPLTYYQVTSTPEPQEGGKMDEEARRKKMTEKVVSFLLVDETEQIQVEDENEFVKKLSCDAEDLLKVVSIFGNTGDGKSHTLNHTFFYGREVFKTSPAQESCTVGVWAAFDPVHKVVVIDTEGLLGATVNLSQRTRLLLKVLAISDLVIYRTHADRLHNDLFKFLGDASEAYLKHFTKELKATTARCGLDVPLSTLGPGVIIFHETVHTKLLGSEKASEIPEKVIQERFRRLGRFPDAFSSIHYKGTRTYNPPTDFSGLRRAVEQQLENNTTRSSRHPGVVYKALKALSDRFSGEIPDDQMTHSCFFPDEYFTCSAMCLSCGAGCKNSMNHSKEGLPHETLRRCRYSHQFDNRVFTCKACYESGREVNVVPKTSASTDSPWLGLAKYAWSGYVIECPNCGVIYRSRQYWFGNQDPVDTVVRTEIQHVWPGADGFLKDNNNAAQRLLDGMNFMAQSVTELSIGPTKAVTSWLTDQIAPAYWKPNSQIMECTKCRTPFKENDTKHHCRACGEGFCDSCSSKSRPVPERGWGLSPVRVCDCCYDLRGTHNVPEYVEDDEGSTLIARKVGEAVQNTLGAVATAIDIPLGLMKDAARPTYWIPDHEITHCNNCRKEFNVKLSKHHCRACGQGFCDDCSSNRRPVPSRGWDHPVRVCVTCNKKPGDL, encoded by the exons ATGAGCACCCAGGGGGCAAATGTTGTGGGTGGATTGACTTGCCAAGAAAATTTTGCCTGTTCCGGCAATAATGAAGCTGTATTCGAATGTGATGAGTGCAATACCTTACAATGTCAGCAATGCGAGGTAGCTTTGCACAAACAAGAGAGACTTCAGAATCATGAGCGAAACCGCATACCACCTGGCTATGTCCCTTACTGCTCTTCGTGTAAAGGAGCAACTACTATGCACAACAGCACAAATGGCACTAGACAGCGGGCAGTTGTGAGGTGTGGCTCTTGTAAAATCGACCTCTGTGCCGACTGTCAAAAACGTACTCATTCTGGAGGGAACAAGAGAAAGCATCCATTGACCTATTACCAAGTAACAAGCACCCCAGAACCTCAAGAAGGAGGAAAGATGGATGAGGAGGCAAGGAGAAAGAAGATGACGGAGAAGGTTGTCAGCTTTCTTCTAGTGGATGAGACTGAACAAATCCAG gTGGAGGATGAAAATGAATTTGTGAAAAAACTGAGCTGCGATGCAGAGGATTTGCTGAAAGTTGTCTCAATATTTGGAAACACCGGTGACGGAAAATCCCACACTCTTAACCATACCTTTTTCTATGGGCGTGAAGTTTTTAAGACTTCCCCAGCTCAGGAGTCATGCACAGTTGGTGTATGGGCAGCATTTGACCCTGTCCATAAGGTTGTAGTCATTGACACAGAAGGACTGCTTGGAGCTACTGTAAACCTTAGTCAGAGGACAAGATTACTACTTAAAGTCTTAGCCATTTCTGATCTTGTTATCTATAGAACTCATGCTGATCGTTTACACAATGACCTGTTCAAGTTTCTTGGTGATGCCTCTGAAGCCTACTTGAAACATTTTACTAAAGAGTTGAAAGCCACCACAGCACGTTGTGGTTTAGATGTGCCTCTTTCCACACTGGGCCCTGGAGTCATTATCTTTCATGAGACGGTTCATACCAAGCTGCTTGGTTCAG AAAAAGCTTCAGAAATACCAGAGAAAGTGATTCAGGAGCGTTTCCGTAGACTTGGTCGCTTCCCAGATGCCTTCAGCTCTATTCATTACAAAGGGACACGAACTTATAACCCTCCAACAGATTTCTCAGGCTTAAGACGTGCTGTTGAACAACAGCTGGAGAATAACACTACACGCTCCTCACGCCATCCTGGCGTTGTCTATAAGGCTCTAAAG GCACTAAGTGATCGTTTTAGTGGTGAGATACCTGATGATCAAATGACACATAGCTGCTTCTTCCCTGATGAGTATTTCACCTGCTCTGCCATGTGTCTCAGCTGTGG AGCAGGGTGTAAGAACAGCATGAACCACTCAAAAGAAGGACTTCCACACGAAACTCTGAGGCGCTGCAGATATTCCCACCAATTTGACAACCGAGTGTTTACTTGTAAG gcttGCTATGAAAGTGGAAGGGAGGTGAATGTGGTCCCTAAAACCTCTGCTTCTACTGACTCTCCATGGTTGGGCCTTGCTAAATATGCTTGGTCTgg GTATGTAATAGAATGCCCAAACTGCGGAGTAATCTATCGTAGCCGCCAGTACTGGTTTGGAAATCAGGACCCAGTGGACACTGTTGTGCGCACTGAAATACAGCATGTTTGGCCTGGA gctGATGGATTCCTAAAAGATAACAACAATGCTGCTCAGCGTCTTCTGGATGGTATGAATTTTATGGCACAGTCTGTAACCGAACTGAGTATCGGTCCTACAAAGGCAGTCACATCTTGGTTAACTGATCAGATTGCCCCAGCCTACTGGAAGCCTAATTCCCAAATTatg GAGTGCACCAAATGTAGAACCCCTTTTAAGGAAAATgacaccaagcatcattgccggGCCTGTGGAGAGGGCTTCTGTGACAGCTGCTCATCCAAAAGCCGTCCAGTGCCTGAGCGAGGCTGGGGTCTGTCTCCAGTTCGTGTTTGTGATTGCTGCTATGACCTGAGAGGCACGCACAATG TCCCTGAATATGTTGAAGATGATGAAGGAAGCACTCTCATTGCAAGGAAAGTTGGGGAGGCTGTACAGAATACATTGGGAGCTGTTGCCACAGCTATTGACATTCCTTTAG
- the ZFYVE1 gene encoding zinc finger FYVE domain-containing protein 1 isoform X1, whose translation MSTQGANVVGGLTCQENFACSGNNEAVFECDECNTLQCQQCEVALHKQERLQNHERNRIPPGYVPYCSSCKGATTMHNSTNGTRQRAVVRCGSCKIDLCADCQKRTHSGGNKRKHPLTYYQVTSTPEPQEGGKMDEEARRKKMTEKVVSFLLVDETEQIQVEDENEFVKKLSCDAEDLLKVVSIFGNTGDGKSHTLNHTFFYGREVFKTSPAQESCTVGVWAAFDPVHKVVVIDTEGLLGATVNLSQRTRLLLKVLAISDLVIYRTHADRLHNDLFKFLGDASEAYLKHFTKELKATTARCGLDVPLSTLGPGVIIFHETVHTKLLGSEKASEIPEKVIQERFRRLGRFPDAFSSIHYKGTRTYNPPTDFSGLRRAVEQQLENNTTRSSRHPGVVYKALKALSDRFSGEIPDDQMTHSCFFPDEYFTCSAMCLSCGAGCKNSMNHSKEGLPHETLRRCRYSHQFDNRVFTCKACYESGREVNVVPKTSASTDSPWLGLAKYAWSGYVIECPNCGVIYRSRQYWFGNQDPVDTVVRTEIQHVWPGADGFLKDNNNAAQRLLDGMNFMAQSVTELSIGPTKAVTSWLTDQIAPAYWKPNSQIMECTKCRTPFKENDTKHHCRACGEGFCDSCSSKSRPVPERGWGLSPVRVCDCCYDLRGTHNAVPEYVEDDEGSTLIARKVGEAVQNTLGAVATAIDIPLGLMKDAARPTYWIPDHEITHCNNCRKEFNVKLSKHHCRACGQGFCDDCSSNRRPVPSRGWDHPVRVCVTCNKKPGDL comes from the exons ATGAGCACCCAGGGGGCAAATGTTGTGGGTGGATTGACTTGCCAAGAAAATTTTGCCTGTTCCGGCAATAATGAAGCTGTATTCGAATGTGATGAGTGCAATACCTTACAATGTCAGCAATGCGAGGTAGCTTTGCACAAACAAGAGAGACTTCAGAATCATGAGCGAAACCGCATACCACCTGGCTATGTCCCTTACTGCTCTTCGTGTAAAGGAGCAACTACTATGCACAACAGCACAAATGGCACTAGACAGCGGGCAGTTGTGAGGTGTGGCTCTTGTAAAATCGACCTCTGTGCCGACTGTCAAAAACGTACTCATTCTGGAGGGAACAAGAGAAAGCATCCATTGACCTATTACCAAGTAACAAGCACCCCAGAACCTCAAGAAGGAGGAAAGATGGATGAGGAGGCAAGGAGAAAGAAGATGACGGAGAAGGTTGTCAGCTTTCTTCTAGTGGATGAGACTGAACAAATCCAG gTGGAGGATGAAAATGAATTTGTGAAAAAACTGAGCTGCGATGCAGAGGATTTGCTGAAAGTTGTCTCAATATTTGGAAACACCGGTGACGGAAAATCCCACACTCTTAACCATACCTTTTTCTATGGGCGTGAAGTTTTTAAGACTTCCCCAGCTCAGGAGTCATGCACAGTTGGTGTATGGGCAGCATTTGACCCTGTCCATAAGGTTGTAGTCATTGACACAGAAGGACTGCTTGGAGCTACTGTAAACCTTAGTCAGAGGACAAGATTACTACTTAAAGTCTTAGCCATTTCTGATCTTGTTATCTATAGAACTCATGCTGATCGTTTACACAATGACCTGTTCAAGTTTCTTGGTGATGCCTCTGAAGCCTACTTGAAACATTTTACTAAAGAGTTGAAAGCCACCACAGCACGTTGTGGTTTAGATGTGCCTCTTTCCACACTGGGCCCTGGAGTCATTATCTTTCATGAGACGGTTCATACCAAGCTGCTTGGTTCAG AAAAAGCTTCAGAAATACCAGAGAAAGTGATTCAGGAGCGTTTCCGTAGACTTGGTCGCTTCCCAGATGCCTTCAGCTCTATTCATTACAAAGGGACACGAACTTATAACCCTCCAACAGATTTCTCAGGCTTAAGACGTGCTGTTGAACAACAGCTGGAGAATAACACTACACGCTCCTCACGCCATCCTGGCGTTGTCTATAAGGCTCTAAAG GCACTAAGTGATCGTTTTAGTGGTGAGATACCTGATGATCAAATGACACATAGCTGCTTCTTCCCTGATGAGTATTTCACCTGCTCTGCCATGTGTCTCAGCTGTGG AGCAGGGTGTAAGAACAGCATGAACCACTCAAAAGAAGGACTTCCACACGAAACTCTGAGGCGCTGCAGATATTCCCACCAATTTGACAACCGAGTGTTTACTTGTAAG gcttGCTATGAAAGTGGAAGGGAGGTGAATGTGGTCCCTAAAACCTCTGCTTCTACTGACTCTCCATGGTTGGGCCTTGCTAAATATGCTTGGTCTgg GTATGTAATAGAATGCCCAAACTGCGGAGTAATCTATCGTAGCCGCCAGTACTGGTTTGGAAATCAGGACCCAGTGGACACTGTTGTGCGCACTGAAATACAGCATGTTTGGCCTGGA gctGATGGATTCCTAAAAGATAACAACAATGCTGCTCAGCGTCTTCTGGATGGTATGAATTTTATGGCACAGTCTGTAACCGAACTGAGTATCGGTCCTACAAAGGCAGTCACATCTTGGTTAACTGATCAGATTGCCCCAGCCTACTGGAAGCCTAATTCCCAAATTatg GAGTGCACCAAATGTAGAACCCCTTTTAAGGAAAATgacaccaagcatcattgccggGCCTGTGGAGAGGGCTTCTGTGACAGCTGCTCATCCAAAAGCCGTCCAGTGCCTGAGCGAGGCTGGGGTCTGTCTCCAGTTCGTGTTTGTGATTGCTGCTATGACCTGAGAGGCACGCACAATG CAGTCCCTGAATATGTTGAAGATGATGAAGGAAGCACTCTCATTGCAAGGAAAGTTGGGGAGGCTGTACAGAATACATTGGGAGCTGTTGCCACAGCTATTGACATTCCTTTAG